The segment CACGCAACGCCGGCGAGATGATCAACAAGCTGACGCTGCAGTACAACCGCACGCGTCAGGCCGCGATCACAACGGAGCTGATCGAGATCATCTCCGCCAAGGAAGCAATGTAACCAAGAGCGAGCGAGGGCGCCGGCCGGCTTGCGGTCAGCGTCGGCGCCGAAATGGCGAAACGCCAGGGAGCAGAAGTTCGATGGCCAAGAATCTGGTGGGCAAGATCACCCAGGTGATGGGTCCGGTGGTGGACGTGCAGTTCGAAGGCGATCTGCCGCCGATCCTGAACGCGCTGGAGTGCGACAACAACGGCAACCGACTCGTTCTCGAGGTGGCGCAGCACCTGGGGGAGAGCGAGGTCCGCACGATCGCGATGGACAGCACCGAGGGCCTGGTCCGCGGCCAGGTCGTGAAGGACAGCGGCGGCCCGATCACCATGCCGGTCGGCCCCGAGACCCTCGGCCGCATTCTGAACGTGATCGGTGAACCGATTGACGAGCGCGGCCCGGTGGAGGCCAAGCAGAGCGCGCCGATCCACCGGTCCGCACCCAGCTTTGCCGAGCAGTCGACCGAGGCCGAGATCCTGGTCACCGGCATCAAGGTCGTCGACCTTCTGGCGCCTTACTCCCGCGGCGGCAAGATCGGCCTTTTCGGCGGCGCCGGTGTGGGCAAGACGGTGCTGATCCAGGAGTTGATTAACAACATCGCGAAGACTCACGGTGGCTACTCGGTTTTCGCCGGTGTCGGCGAACGCACCCGCGAGGGCAACGACCTCTATCACGAGATGATGGACGCCGGCGTGATCGACCTGGAGGGCGGCGACTCGAAGGTGGCGCTGGTTTACGGCCAGATGAACGAGCCGCCGGGTGCCCGTGCCCGCGTGGCGCTCTCCGGACTGACCCTGGCGGAATACTTCCGCGACGAGGAAGGTCAGGACGTGCTGTTCTTCGTCGACAACATCTTCCGCTTCACCCAGGCGGGTTCAGAGGTTTCGGCCCTGCTCGGCCGCATCCCCTCCGCGGTGGGCTACCAGCCAACCCTGGCCACCGACATGGGCGCCCTGCAGGAGCGCATTACCACCACCAACAAGGGCTCGATCACGTCGGTTCAGGCCATCTACGTGCCGGCCGACGACTTGACCGACCCGGCGCCGGCGACCTCCTTCTCGCACTTGGACGCCACAACGGTGCTGAGCCGCGCGATCTCCGAGTTGGGTATCTACCCGGCGGTCGATCCGCTCGACTCCACAAGCCGCATCCTGGAGCCGGGCGTGGTCGGTGAAGAGCATTATAACGTGGCGCGCCGCGTCCAGGAGACCCTGCAAGGCTACAAGTCGCTGCAGGACATCATCGCGATCCTGGGCATGGACGAGCTATCGGAAGAAGACAAACTGACGGTTTCGCGGGCCCGCAAGATCCAGCGCTTTCTGTCCCAGCCCTTCGATGTCGCCGAGGTCTTCACCGGCACTCCCGGCATCCAGGTCAAGCTCGAGGACACCATCAAGGGCTTTAAGGGCCTGGTGGACGGCGAGTACGACCATCTGCCCGAGGCGGCCTTCTACATGGTGGGAACCATCGAGGAAGCGGTCGAGAAAGCGAAGAAGCTGGCGGCCGAGGCGGCCTAGAGCCGGATCAGCCCAACCCCGATCGCTTGAGCGATCGGAGGTGGATCGTGACACCGCCTCTCATCGCTATGTCGGAGCAGACCGTGAATTTGCTCCAGGGGCTCACGAAACGACAGGTAGGGAGCGCACTTCATGGCGGCCGAACAGGTGGAATTCGAGCTGGTCTCTCCGGAGAAGCTTCTGCTGTCCGAGAAGGTCGAGATGGTGGTCGTGCCCGGTGCGGAGGGCGACTTTGGCGTGCTACCACGCCACGCACCGCTGATCTCCTCCCTCCGGACCGGTGTGATCTCGGTCTACCGTCAGAATCGCCGTGATATCAGTGAGCGAATCTTTGTCGACGGTGGCTTCGCCGAGGTGACCCCGGAACGCTGCACGGTCCTGGCTGAACAAGCCGTCCCGGTTGGTGAAATCGATCGGAGCGCAACCGAGCAGCAGCTCAAGGATGCCCGTGAAGACCTGTCGGATGCGGCTTCGGACGCGGAACGCCAAGCCCTGGAACGTCGAATCACCCGCTACGAGGGTATGCTGCAGGCTTTCGATTCTGCCTGACCGACAGCTTCCATTCGGGGCATTGCGGGCGACCACAAAGTCGCCCGCATTTCATGTAAGCGCTTGTGTCTCTTATGTGATTCGGCGATTTTACGCGCATCTAAACGTATAAACCTTGCAGCCGGATAACACGCTACCAAAATGAGGGCCGTGTGCTGCCGTTCTCGCTATACGGCAGTCGCATCAAAAACGAACGCCAGGCTCAGCACCGGGCATTCTTGACGCACGCAGCTGAAGCAGAGGGCACGAAGGGATATGTCAGCCAAGCACTGGACGCTCGACGACGTGCAGTGGGACCGCTTTGACCCAAGCAAGGTCGACGCGGACACGGTAAAGGTCGTCAAGGCCGCCAGCCTGGTCGAATACAATGGCGGCGATTACGCCACCTATCTGTGCAACGTGTTCCCGGAGGACAGCGAGTTCTGCGCGGAGGCGCAGCGCTGGGCGCGCGAAGAGGTTCAGCACGGCGAAGCACTCGGCAGGTGGGCGCAACTCGCGGATCCCGATTTCGATTTCGACGAGGCTTTCGCGCGCTTTCTCGACGGCTTCCGCCTGCCGATGGAGGCTACCGAGTCGGTGCGCGGCTCGCGCTGCGGCGAGCTGGTCGCCCGCTGCATCGTCGAAGTCGGGACCTCCAGCTTTTACGGCTCAATCGCCGACGTAACCGAAGAGCCGCTTCTCCAGGATATCTGCAGGCGCATCGCGGCCGACGAGCTGCGCCACTACAAGCTCTTCTACTCCTTCTTGCGCCGCTACCTGGAGGCGGAGAACATCGGCAGGTCGAAGCGTTTCCTGATCGCGCTGAGCCGCATGCACGAGACGGAGGACGACGAACTGGCCTGCGCCTTCTGGGCCGCGAACTCGGAAGCCGGAGAGCCTTACGACCTGCGCAAATGGTCCAACGCCTACATGGGCCGCGCCTACGGCTACTACCGGTTACCGCGAGTCGAAATGGCCACCGCGATGACCTGGAAGGCGGCCGGTCTGAATCCTCAAAGCCGCGCCGTCTCCTGGTTCGCAGGGCTGGCCTATCGTATCATGCAGCACCGTCACCGGCGTCTGATGCGCAGCGGAGCTCTCGCCGCCTAGAGCGAATTGCGAGTGCATGGAATGGCTGAAAGACTCGACCGAGCGTCGTCGAGTCGCGCTCGCGACTCGGACCTAGGCCAGATCAATCCGATCACGATCGGCCCTGGCCCTTTTACTCGCTCTCGGCAGGTTTCTTGAGCTTCAAAAGTCCGCCAAGTACCGTCGAATTGTTCGCCGTCAGCAGCTTACCGCCTGTTTCGGCCAGACCTTGAACAAAGTCGAGATAGGCCTTGTTGGCGGCGTTGGCCTGGGCGGCCGCGTCGGACGCGCCCTGACCCGTCCCGCTACCCGCTTCGCCAGCGGCGGTTTGACCGCCGGCCAGACCGCTCATGTCCCGAAAAAGCTGACCGGCGGCCAACATCTGCAGCAAGGTGCCGCTGCCGGTGGGGTCCGGCAGCCCAGCGGCTCCCTGGAGCTGAACCGCGGGCGCCGCCAACTGGCCCGGAACGGCCTGTTCCGCGGCGGCGCGGGTCCCGGTCGCGACCGGCCCGATTTCCGGCGGTAAGATCGGGATCGGCGAGTCGCTCCAGTTCCAGAAGCGGTTCAGATCGATCTCCTCGGCACTGTTGGCTTCGCCCAATACCGCTTCGGCGAAGATGCCGCCGGAGGGCAGGGAGATGGTCGAACTTTGGCTCTCGAACTGACCGCCACTGAGGTAGGAGTCCTCGAAGGCCTGTTGCGCCGGCGCCTCCTCATCCGCGAAACGCAGACGGAAAGCCACGTAGTTGCCGAAAACCGCCACCGGCTTCGGGTCGAGCCGGCCGGCCAGAGGCTTGTTATCGTAGCTCCGCCCGGCAACCATCCCGTAGACTCGATGGTCGTCCAACCGCATCCAGATCTGCTGGTTGAAGAAGAGCTGCTCGCGATTTAGGCCTGCCGCGAGACGATCCTGCTGTTCGACCAACAGCAGCCCTTCAAGTTCGGCAAGGCGGGTTTTGTATTGCGCCACCTGATTTTCTATTTTTGTATATTTATCAATTTCCTTCTTAATTTTTCGTTCTAATTCGCGCTTTCTCTCCACTCTTTTGTCATTTTGTTCGGATTCGGCAAAAGGAGACGCATGATAAACGCCACCATGCAGTCCGTATTTACTTTTAAATCGGGAAATTTCTTCTGATATTTCTTGAATTTCGATAGCCGTCAGATCCGACTCTTTCCTCACAGCACGCGCCGCTGCCTCCAGATCCGGGATTTCCGACCGCAGCGCAGCGATCTCCTCCTGAAGAACCTGGCTGGTCGACTCTCCCTTCTTCTCCGCCGCATCGCCGCGCAGCAGCAGCAGCTTCCGAAGGTCCTCGAGCTCGAAATCCGTGGCGATCTCGATCAAGGTTTCGCGGTGCCGTTTGATGCTTGTTGCGTCGAACTCGACCAACTTGAGAGGCAAAAAGATCAGCCGTTCGGCCTTGATCGCTTCTGTGACGAGACTGAAGACCTGGAGGAGTTCGAAGTACATCACGGTGAGCGCGTGCATGTGGTTGTAGTTGGCGACCACCCTGGTCGTGACGGTCTCGCTTTCGCGCTCACTAACCTCCTGCACCAAACTGGCGCGCCGCGAACGTACGGCCTCCGCCACCTCGCGCGTGCGGTGATGAATTTTCTGGTTGGCCTCGGACGCCAACTCGCGCTTGCCCGCGCTGAAGGACACCGAGGAACTGCTGGACAGGCTGCTGGCGCTCCCGGATGACCCGCCGAGCAGGCCGAAGAACGACCCGGAGCGTCCGCGCTGCCGGGCCTTGCTGCTGACGCGTGTCAAGGAACTGCCAATCTGGTTTTCGGCAGCGACGGCCTTTTGTACCTCGGAAACCGCACGGTTCTGCTCGTCCTCGCGGCTCAGCCGCTCGTCCTCGGCGATATCTTCCTCGCCGCTGCTCTGCGACTGACGCCGCCAGTCGACGACGGCGATTCGCGTCGCCTCGCCGGGCGCCAGACAAAGCGAGTGCAAAAGCTCGCCCAGGGCCAGGCCGATCTGCTGCCAACCCTGGCGGTGGGTGAGCAGGACCCCCTCCGCCGGTTCGGTCCCAAGCAGCGGCGACTCGGCGGAGAAGGGATCGAGCGGCTCGGCGATCGCCGACGCCGTCCTATCTTGCGCGAAACGCGCGATATGAACCGTTTGGTACTGAGCCGTTTCGCCGATCGCGTATTGGCGCATCTTCGGCACCAAGTAATCCGGCGTTCCCGAGTCCGCAGCCGATAAGTCGGATGAGGCCGTGAAGTCACCGGCGCCGGCTAACGCCTTCAACTGAACGTCGATGTCGCTCTTCGCCGTCGTGCTCATAATCTCGCCCCTCGAATATATGCATGACTTTGAATTCAATCATAACATGAATTCCAAGGCCGACCAGTCGGCAGGGGGAGCTTGAAGAACGGAACGCGCGCGCCGCGGAAAATCTCCGTCGCCTCAGCGCGCTTGATCACGACAAGTGCCGGAATTCCTCAAGAATGCGCCGGTAGAGATCGCGCTTGAAAGGAACGATCAAGGCCGGTAGTTCCTTGAATTCCGCCCACTTCCAGGCCTTGAACTCGGCGTGAGGGCCGAAGATGTCGAACTCCGCATCGGTCCCAAGGAATTCCAGGGCGTACCACTTCTGTTTCTGCCCCCGATAGCGGCCTTTCCAGAGCTTCGGCACCAGGTCCAAAGGCAGGTCGTAGGTCAGCCAGTCGCGGCTTTCGGCGATCAAGCGGGCGTTGGCGGTTCCGGTCTCCTCTTCCAACTCGCGGAAGACCGCGGCCTCTGGGTCTTCGCCTTTGTCGATGCCGCCCTGGGGCATCTGCCAAGCCGCATTAGCCATGTCGGCACGTTGAGCCGCGAAAACCTTGCGCTCTCGATTGAACAACACTGCGCCCACACCCAGGCGGAACGGCAGAGCCGCCGCCTGTTCGGCGGAAGGCAGAGGGCCCGATGCGCCCGGGCCGTAAACCGTATCGCTTCGGCTCATATCGCCTCCTTCACTGGCGCACTTACTGCCGCGTTCACTGGGGCGACTGACTGTTCGCCACCGCCGTGACCGGTGCCAAGGCCAGCCCCTTGCCGGGGAGCGTTCTCGCCCATTCCACCAGGAATGCGAGCGTCGTGGGGTTCGGCTGCCCCAGGGCAACGGCGGTGCCGCGCTCGCGCGCGATCCGCTCCACCTGCGCCAGGCTGGCATCGACGGCCGGAGTGGCCGCCATTCGCGCATCCAGACTGCGATCGTTGATCGCCACCGGCAAACCCAAGGTCACGGCCAGCCGCGCCGCATGAGGCGTATCGACCGGGCGATTGTCGACGTACAGCAGGCCTCGGCGGCCAAGCTCGCTCAGAACCGGCGTCAAAGCCTGCGTATCTCCAACGAAGCGCGACCCGAGCGTCCCGACCACGCCGACGTAGTCCCGTCCACGGCCCAAAACCAAACCGAGACGCTCCAGATTGTCGTCAGGCCGGGCGCTGGTCAGGAGCGCCATGGTGCCGGGATCGTCGCGCGTTGCCGGCTCCATCGGCAAATCGATCAGCACCTCATGGCCGAAGGCACGCGCTGTCCGCATGAACTCTTCTGTCTGCTTGGCGTAGGGTGAGAAAGACAGCGAAATCTCCGGCGGTAGCTGTTCGATCGCCTGCAGGGTGCGCGGGCCGTTGAGACCCAGGCCGGTGATTACGATGGCGATCAGCGGCCGCTCGTCCGGTGGAATGAAAGACCGGGCGAAGCGCTGCCAGGCCGGCACGACGGGCGGCGCGGGCGCAGGAGGTGTGGCCTCCGGAGCCGCGGGCAGAGCCGCCGTTTGCGTCTCCTGCGCCGGTGGAACCGCCTGAGGACCGCCGGCCCGGTTTTCGCTGGATGGCTCCGCAGCCATGCTGCCGGTCTCGGCGACCTCTCCGGCAGGCGGCTGGCGCGCCGTGCGCAGTTCCGACTCACCGGACTCGCGGTCGCCCGGAGGTGTGGGCGCGGCCTCCGACTCGAGTTCAGGTAACGGCGCTGACTGCGGCCCCGCCAGGTCCAGCTCCGATCCCAACTCGTCCGACGCCGTCGTTTCCTGACCTTCGGTCGCCGCGTCGGTGATGGGCGGAACCGGCGGGCTGGGCTCCACATCGACCTCGGCCAACTCCTCGCCGGCCGGCGTCGTCTCCGTCAAAACCGCAATCTGGGGCTCGAGTTCGGGCCAATAGACATAGGCCGCGGCGGCGGCCAGCAAGACGGCAAGCAACATCCAAGCCGACAGCAAGGCAAGGCTGGCAACGCTACGGCGCGATTCCTTGCCGGCAGCCGAACCGATCACCTGACGCGATGGACCTATCGGACCGCCGCGTCCTCCTAGTTTCCGTCCAAGAGCCACCTGGTGAGTGCTGCCTCGATCCGATCAGGTGCGCCTCAACGGCGCAGTCCGATCAGTTTACGGTGCGCTGGCTATACAAAACCAGACCGCGCAAGAGATCGAGGGCGCGCGCCAACTGATAGTCTTCGAGGGCCTGATCCTGCGGAGCGTTCTCGGCCTGAGGTCCGGACTCTTCGACGGGTGCCTCTTCCGCTTCCAGGCTGCCGCGCAAATCCGCCTCGCTGCGGCCGGCTGGCCCATCGATCGTCTCCAGGCGCGCGCGCTCCACCAGGATATCGGGATCGATGCCCTTGGCCTGTATCGAGCGTCCACTCGGGGTGTAGTAGCGCGCCGTGGTCAGACGCATGGCACCGGCGCTACCGAGCGGCATGACTGTCTGCACCGAGCCCTTGCCGAAGGACTTCGTTCCCATGACGATAGCCCGGCGATGATCCTGCAGTGCACCGGCCACGATCTCCGAGGCTGAAGCGGAACCGCCGTTGATCAGCACCACGATCGGAAGACCGTCGACGAGATCGCCCGAGCGCGCATTGTATCGGCTGGAGTCTTCTTCGTAGCGGCCACGGGTCGAGACGATCTCGCCGCGCTCCAGAAAGGCGTCGGAGACGGACACGGCCTGATCCAAGAGCCCACCCGGATTGTTGCGGAGATCCAGGACGATACCGCCGAAGTTCTCGCCGAGCTCTTCTTCGAACTCCGCAATGGCTTCTTCCACCCCGGATGTCGTTTGCTCGTTGAAGGCGGTCACGCGGACGTAGCCGATGTTGCCTTCCTGACGCGAGCGAACGGACTGCACGGTAATGATGTCGCGCTCGATGGAGATGTCGAAGGGCTCTTCCTCGCCCCGGCGCACCGTGATCGTCAGCGACGTCCCGACGGGCCCGCGCATCATGTCCACGGCCTCGGAAAGCTCAAGGCCCATCACGGGCTCGCCGTCCAGATGGGTGATCAGATCGCCCGCCTCGACGCCGGCGCGGAAGGCCGGTGTATCGTCGATCGGCGAGACCACCCGGACCAGCCCGTTCTCCATCGTCACCTCGATGCCGAGCCCACCGAACTCGCCCCGGGTCTGCACCTGCATGTCGTTGAAGCTATCGGCATCCAAATAGCTCGAGTGGGGATCGAGATCGCTCAACATGCCTTGGATCGCCGCTTCGATCAGCGTCTCGTCGCTGACCTCCTCGACGTACTCGGCCCGGACGCGTTCGAAGACGTCAGCGAAGACCTTTAACTGTCGAAAGATCTCTTCGTCGTCGCCGTTCTGGGCCTTGGCCCCCGTCGGCAACAGGACGGCCGCACAGATGGCGGCCGCAACCGCCGTTTTCGCAA is part of the Algihabitans albus genome and harbors:
- the atpD gene encoding F0F1 ATP synthase subunit beta, whose protein sequence is MAKNLVGKITQVMGPVVDVQFEGDLPPILNALECDNNGNRLVLEVAQHLGESEVRTIAMDSTEGLVRGQVVKDSGGPITMPVGPETLGRILNVIGEPIDERGPVEAKQSAPIHRSAPSFAEQSTEAEILVTGIKVVDLLAPYSRGGKIGLFGGAGVGKTVLIQELINNIAKTHGGYSVFAGVGERTREGNDLYHEMMDAGVIDLEGGDSKVALVYGQMNEPPGARARVALSGLTLAEYFRDEEGQDVLFFVDNIFRFTQAGSEVSALLGRIPSAVGYQPTLATDMGALQERITTTNKGSITSVQAIYVPADDLTDPAPATSFSHLDATTVLSRAISELGIYPAVDPLDSTSRILEPGVVGEEHYNVARRVQETLQGYKSLQDIIAILGMDELSEEDKLTVSRARKIQRFLSQPFDVAEVFTGTPGIQVKLEDTIKGFKGLVDGEYDHLPEAAFYMVGTIEEAVEKAKKLAAEAA
- a CDS encoding F0F1 ATP synthase subunit epsilon; translation: MAAEQVEFELVSPEKLLLSEKVEMVVVPGAEGDFGVLPRHAPLISSLRTGVISVYRQNRRDISERIFVDGGFAEVTPERCTVLAEQAVPVGEIDRSATEQQLKDAREDLSDAASDAERQALERRITRYEGMLQAFDSA
- a CDS encoding ferritin-like domain-containing protein; this translates as MSAKHWTLDDVQWDRFDPSKVDADTVKVVKAASLVEYNGGDYATYLCNVFPEDSEFCAEAQRWAREEVQHGEALGRWAQLADPDFDFDEAFARFLDGFRLPMEATESVRGSRCGELVARCIVEVGTSSFYGSIADVTEEPLLQDICRRIAADELRHYKLFYSFLRRYLEAENIGRSKRFLIALSRMHETEDDELACAFWAANSEAGEPYDLRKWSNAYMGRAYGYYRLPRVEMATAMTWKAAGLNPQSRAVSWFAGLAYRIMQHRHRRLMRSGALAA
- a CDS encoding RNA pyrophosphohydrolase, which codes for MSRSDTVYGPGASGPLPSAEQAAALPFRLGVGAVLFNRERKVFAAQRADMANAAWQMPQGGIDKGEDPEAAVFRELEEETGTANARLIAESRDWLTYDLPLDLVPKLWKGRYRGQKQKWYALEFLGTDAEFDIFGPHAEFKAWKWAEFKELPALIVPFKRDLYRRILEEFRHLS
- a CDS encoding divergent polysaccharide deacetylase family protein; translated protein: MIGSAAGKESRRSVASLALLSAWMLLAVLLAAAAAYVYWPELEPQIAVLTETTPAGEELAEVDVEPSPPVPPITDAATEGQETTASDELGSELDLAGPQSAPLPELESEAAPTPPGDRESGESELRTARQPPAGEVAETGSMAAEPSSENRAGGPQAVPPAQETQTAALPAAPEATPPAPAPPVVPAWQRFARSFIPPDERPLIAIVITGLGLNGPRTLQAIEQLPPEISLSFSPYAKQTEEFMRTARAFGHEVLIDLPMEPATRDDPGTMALLTSARPDDNLERLGLVLGRGRDYVGVVGTLGSRFVGDTQALTPVLSELGRRGLLYVDNRPVDTPHAARLAVTLGLPVAINDRSLDARMAATPAVDASLAQVERIARERGTAVALGQPNPTTLAFLVEWARTLPGKGLALAPVTAVANSQSPQ
- a CDS encoding S41 family peptidase; the protein is MRFAKTAVAAAICAAVLLPTGAKAQNGDDEEIFRQLKVFADVFERVRAEYVEEVSDETLIEAAIQGMLSDLDPHSSYLDADSFNDMQVQTRGEFGGLGIEVTMENGLVRVVSPIDDTPAFRAGVEAGDLITHLDGEPVMGLELSEAVDMMRGPVGTSLTITVRRGEEEPFDISIERDIITVQSVRSRQEGNIGYVRVTAFNEQTTSGVEEAIAEFEEELGENFGGIVLDLRNNPGGLLDQAVSVSDAFLERGEIVSTRGRYEEDSSRYNARSGDLVDGLPIVVLINGGSASASEIVAGALQDHRRAIVMGTKSFGKGSVQTVMPLGSAGAMRLTTARYYTPSGRSIQAKGIDPDILVERARLETIDGPAGRSEADLRGSLEAEEAPVEESGPQAENAPQDQALEDYQLARALDLLRGLVLYSQRTVN